A DNA window from Molothrus ater isolate BHLD 08-10-18 breed brown headed cowbird chromosome 2, BPBGC_Mater_1.1, whole genome shotgun sequence contains the following coding sequences:
- the PROS1 gene encoding vitamin K-dependent protein S → MRARCLPLLALAIALAQAATFLSQQYASQFLLRKRRANSFMEESKKGNLERECIEELCNREEAREIFENNPETEYFYPKYLSCLASHRAGVFRVAAVTPDSPADLRACVKEISNQCSPLPCHKDGYKDCIDGQAKYTCVCKAGWRGENCEEDINECEDFNGGCSQRCSNFPGSFRCLCEDGYFMHSNKRDCGDINECVLHPNICGTATCKNTQGRYECECPEGYTYNSTSKNCEDIDECAENICAQLCVNSPGSYSCYCDGKKGFKLSKDMKNCESVTECIPLNLEKNYQLLYLAEQFIGIPVLYLKFKLPNVTRFTAEFDFRTYDAEGVILYAESLDNSAWILLALRDGKIEIQFKNEFGTKVTSGGKAINDGLWHIVSVEELEHSISVKIAKEAVMSINSPGTLFKQSQGFLETKVYIAGLPRRMGGALVKQINPRLDGCIRAWNLMNQGHSGVNEVIQEKQSKHCLVSVGRGSFYPGTGMAAFQINYNNLDSAEDWLINVTLTIRPSTDTGVMFALVSNETVPLALSIVDSNSSDSQKITVTIGNIIVAQLESKKLCTPRRVQVGLLVTKQELELAVDSHTDRSNSEQLSILHQAMMANVVTYLGGLPDVPLGATPVTAFYNGCMEVKVNNRQLDLDEAISKHNDIRSHSCPLIMQ, encoded by the exons ATGAGGGCGCGGTGCCTCCCGCTGCTGGCGCTCGCCATCGCCCTGGCCCAGGCGGCGACCT TTTTATCCCAGCAGTATGCCTCTCAGTTCCTGCTGAGGAAACGCCGAGCAAACTCTTTCATGGAAGAAAGTAAGAAGGGAAATCTAGAAAGAGAATGCATTGAAGAATTATGCAATAGGGAAGAAGCCAGGGAAATCTTTGAAAATAATCCTGAAACT gaaTATTTTTATCCCAAATATTTAA GCTGCCTTGCCTCCCATCGAGCAGGGGTGTTCAGGGTGGCTGCAGTCACTCCAGACTCTCCAGCTGACCTGAGGGCTTGTGTCAAGG AAATTTCAAACCAGTGCAGCCCCCTGCCGTGCCATAAAGATGGATATAAGGATTGCATCGATGGACAAGCCAAGTATACCTGTGTCTGTAaagcaggatggagaggagagaaCTGTGAGGAAG ACATAAATGAATGTGAAGACTTCAATGGAGGTTGCAGCCAACGCTGTTCCAATTTCCCTGGGAGCTTCCGTTGCCTGTGTGAAGATGGCTACTTCATGCATTCCAACAAAAGGGATTGTGGAG ATATAAATGAATGTGTGCTACATCCAAACATCTGTGGGACAGCCACCTGTAAAAACACCCAGGGGAGATATGAGTGTGAATGTCCAGAAGGCTACACATATAATTCAACTTCCAAGAACTGTGAAG ATATTGATGAATgtgctgaaaatatttgtgcTCAACTCTGTGTGAACTCACCAGGAAGTTACAGCTGCTATTGTGATGGCAAGAAAGGGTTCAAGCTCTCTAAGGACATGAAGAATTGTGAG TCTGTTACTGAGTGTATCCCACTGAATCTTGAAAAGAATTATCAACTGCTTTACCTGGCAGAGCAATTTATAGGAATTCCTGTTCTCTATTTAAAGTTCAAACTGCCAAATGTCACAAG ATTTACAGCAGAGTTTGATTTCCGGACGTACGACGCAGAGGGGGTGATCCTGTATGCAGAATCCCTGGACAACTCAGCGTGGATCTTGCTTGCTCTTAGGGATGGGAAGATTGAGATTCAATTCAAGAATGAGTTTGGAACAAAAGTCACCAGTGGAGGCAAGGCCATTAATGATGGACTGTGGCATATA GTATCAGTTGAAGAATTAGAACACAGCATCAGTGTAAAAATAGCTAAAGAGGCTGTGATGAGTATTAACAGCCCAGGAACTCTGTTTAAACAATCCCAGGGTTTCTTGGAAACCAAGGTGTACATTGCAGGATTGCCTCGCAGAATGGGCGGTGCCCTTGTTAAGCAG ATTAACCCTCGTCTGGATGGTTGTATCCGGGCCTGGAACTTGATGAACCAGGGACATTCAGGAGTAAATGAAGTtattcaagaaaaacaaagcaaacactgTTTAGTATCAGTGGGGAGAGGATCCTTCTACCCTGGCACTGGAATGGCAGCATTCCAAATAAACTATA ATAATCTTGACAGTGCTGAAGATTGGCTAATAAATGTGACTCTGACTATTCGCCCATCCACAGACACTGGTGTTATGTTTGCCTTGGTTTCTAATGAAACAGTGCCTCTTGCATTGTCCATAGTGGACTCTAACTCCTCTGACTCACAG AAAATCACTGTGACCATTGGGAACATCATTGTTGCACAGCTGGAATCAAAGAAGTTATGCACCCCCAGAAGAGTGCAGGTTGGACTTCTAGTGACCAAACAGGAGCTTGAACTGGCTGTTGATTCACACACAGACAGAAGCAACTCTGAGCAACTCTCAATTCTGCATCAGGCAATGATGGCAAATGTTGTCACCTACCTGGGTGGCCTGCCAG ATGTTCCTCTGGGTGCTACACCAGTGACTGCTTTTTATAATGGCTGCATGGAGGTGAAGGTCAACAACAGACAGCTGGATCTGGATGAAGCCATTTCCAAACACAACGACATCAGATCTCACTCGTGCCCACTGATCATGCAGTAA